From the Octadecabacter antarcticus 307 genome, one window contains:
- a CDS encoding proline racemase family protein encodes MMRMQRMITAVEAHAEGEGGRVITGGMPVLKGNSVFEKMRYMQDHHDDIRLLMLREPRGNPALCCNAIVPPCDPSADAGFIIMEQTEYPPMSGSNAICVATVLLETGIVAMVEPVTMLRLEAPAGVIEVKATCKDGKVERVEFMNVPAFAAHIGVPLDVPGFGTVEVDIAWGGMWFVIAEAAQFGIDPRAKNGGAVVRAIEAMRDAAVKMYPMAHPDNPDLAGPTIGQLTAPATDPATHGRSAVSVSSGVFDPSKPEALTGALDRSPCGTGTCAKLAVLHAKGLLAVGEDYVNAGPLGTTFTGRIEGVTKVGPYDAIIPSLSGRGWIYGVSQWMLDPADPFPDGFTVGDIWG; translated from the coding sequence ATGATGCGGATGCAGCGGATGATTACGGCGGTCGAGGCCCATGCAGAGGGTGAAGGCGGGCGGGTGATTACAGGCGGGATGCCGGTGTTGAAGGGCAATTCGGTGTTCGAAAAGATGCGCTACATGCAGGACCACCACGACGATATCCGGCTGTTGATGCTGCGCGAACCGCGTGGAAATCCGGCGCTGTGTTGTAATGCGATTGTACCGCCCTGTGATCCGTCGGCGGACGCTGGATTTATCATCATGGAGCAGACGGAATACCCCCCGATGTCGGGTAGCAATGCGATTTGTGTGGCGACGGTGTTGTTGGAAACCGGCATCGTTGCGATGGTTGAACCTGTGACGATGTTGCGGCTGGAGGCCCCTGCCGGGGTGATCGAGGTCAAAGCGACGTGTAAGGACGGCAAGGTTGAGCGGGTCGAATTTATGAACGTGCCTGCCTTTGCGGCGCACATTGGCGTGCCGCTGGATGTGCCGGGGTTTGGCACGGTTGAAGTGGATATTGCGTGGGGCGGGATGTGGTTTGTGATCGCGGAAGCGGCGCAGTTTGGCATTGATCCAAGGGCTAAAAATGGCGGCGCGGTTGTGCGTGCGATTGAGGCGATGCGCGATGCGGCAGTGAAGATGTATCCTATGGCCCACCCCGATAATCCCGATCTGGCGGGGCCGACAATTGGGCAGTTGACCGCGCCAGCGACGGATCCTGCCACCCATGGGCGCAGCGCAGTTTCGGTATCGTCGGGGGTGTTTGATCCGTCAAAGCCCGAGGCGTTGACAGGCGCGTTGGACCGATCGCCCTGCGGCACGGGAACCTGCGCGAAATTGGCGGTTTTACATGCGAAAGGGTTGCTCGCCGTCGGGGAGGATTATGTGAACGCGGGACCATTGGGCACCACGTTTACGGGCCGGATTGAGGGCGTCACCAAGGTTGGTCCGTATGATGCGATTATCCCCAGCCTGTCAGGGCGTGGTTGGATTTACGGCGTATCACAATGGATGCTGGACCCGGCCGACCCATTTCCGGATGGGTTCACGGTTGGTGATATCTGGGGCTAG